In Croceicoccus sp. Ery15, a genomic segment contains:
- the ccmE gene encoding cytochrome c maturation protein CcmE encodes MSAGVNPQGIKPKHQRLVLLVIALVVLIGAGLLAAWALRNQASYFYVPSDIAGDPPETGRAIRLGGMVQNGSIRRQPDGVTIDFIVGDGTATVPVRFTGIAPDLFVEGSGVVAEGSMDADGTFIATNLLAKHDENYMPRELQDMSEAQARQVVAETE; translated from the coding sequence ATGAGCGCTGGCGTCAATCCGCAAGGTATCAAGCCCAAGCATCAGCGTCTGGTGCTGCTGGTGATCGCACTGGTCGTGCTGATCGGGGCGGGGCTGCTGGCGGCATGGGCTTTGCGCAATCAGGCCAGCTATTTCTATGTTCCCTCCGACATTGCCGGCGATCCGCCCGAAACGGGCCGCGCCATCCGGCTGGGCGGCATGGTGCAGAACGGATCGATCCGCCGCCAGCCCGACGGGGTGACGATCGATTTCATCGTCGGCGACGGCACGGCGACGGTTCCGGTGCGCTTTACCGGTATCGCCCCCGATCTGTTTGTCGAGGGATCGGGCGTGGTCGCCGAAGGCAGCATGGATGCGGACGGCACCTTTATCGCCACCAACCTGCTGGCCAAACATGACGAGAATTACATGCCCCGCGAATTACAGGACATGAGCGAGGCGCAGGCAAGGCAAGTGGTGGCCGAAACCGAATGA
- the ccmC gene encoding heme ABC transporter permease CcmC has product MHGFANPARFLRIARWLTPLLLLSGLVVTGAALAYGLFLAPADRLMGDTVRILYIHVPAAWLGMGGWTTIAIASLVELVWRHPLAAIAARAAAVPGAVFTAICLVSGSIWGRPTWGTWWVWDGRLTSMLVLLLLYFAYIALAGAAQRDMSAGGGLSGAGSRVTAIFGLVGAVNVPIINRSVVWWNSLHQPPSITMGKSAIDPAFLWPLLIATVGFSLLFGGVVLARMRALLADIQAEARLRRKAQKAEAQAEVLSAAPDSL; this is encoded by the coding sequence ATGCACGGTTTCGCCAATCCCGCCCGTTTTCTGCGCATCGCCCGCTGGCTGACGCCGCTGTTGCTGCTGTCGGGGCTGGTCGTTACCGGCGCGGCACTGGCCTATGGCCTGTTCCTTGCGCCTGCCGACCGGCTGATGGGCGATACGGTGCGCATCCTTTACATTCATGTGCCTGCCGCGTGGCTGGGGATGGGCGGCTGGACGACCATCGCCATTGCCTCGCTGGTCGAATTGGTCTGGCGGCACCCGCTGGCCGCGATCGCGGCGCGCGCGGCGGCGGTGCCGGGCGCGGTGTTCACCGCGATCTGCCTTGTCTCCGGTTCGATCTGGGGCCGGCCGACATGGGGCACATGGTGGGTGTGGGACGGGCGGCTGACATCCATGCTGGTGCTGCTTTTGCTCTATTTCGCCTATATCGCGCTGGCAGGCGCGGCACAGCGCGACATGTCGGCCGGTGGCGGGCTTTCGGGGGCAGGCAGCCGCGTCACCGCGATCTTCGGGCTGGTGGGCGCGGTCAATGTGCCGATCATCAACCGTTCGGTCGTATGGTGGAATTCGCTGCACCAGCCGCCCAGCATCACCATGGGAAAAAGCGCGATCGATCCGGCCTTTCTGTGGCCGCTGCTGATCGCGACCGTGGGTTTTTCGCTGCTGTTTGGCGGCGTGGTGCTGGCGCGCATGCGGGCATTGCTGGCCGACATTCAGGCCGAGGCGCGGTTGCGGCGCAAGGCCCAAAAGGCAGAGGCGCAGGCAGAGGTTCTTTCCGCCGCGCCCGATAGTCTGTAA